In Ostrea edulis chromosome 6, xbOstEdul1.1, whole genome shotgun sequence, a single window of DNA contains:
- the LOC125647913 gene encoding GPI mannosyltransferase 2-like, producing MAANVKLESKLLLFAVQTRCILTILQIIFNILIPDHDADVFNPSTNMSSGILDKVVETMLGGLNRWDAVYFMHVSEHGYIYENSLAFFPMFPFLIRIVANTLCYPLQFMLTYKNVLMISAVIFNVFVFILTVKLLFRLGKNVLGNTYTAYKACLLFCINPASIFMLAFYSEILYFCFVIYGLLNFESNRKVTAVFLFALGSLCRSNGLLNLGFILYDSFIFMVMIITSFLSGVSKPDGKSITPSFRFFTFISFMIFRLIYLLILIFLFSVPFILYQFYYINTMFCKTDISELLDIPKYLVDYGLERGYHIIGERVPPWCNFTIPLSYIDVQSTHWGVGFMKYYEFKQIPNFLLAMPGTVTSISCVVCYYMWNKKACWTLGIKSDMSSLKKNDDGCRCLWSNPRLLPYVVHMLALTVFGLMFVHIQVLTRMLFSASPILYWFVSYCTTDETKTKVPIRNEYDVMKISEDISKVEENIQHSMKNIVTDQILDFRQQTMITKLILAYFLIYFIVGTFMFCNFLPWT from the exons ATGGCTGCCAATGTGAAACTAGAGAGTAAACTTTTACTCTTTGCTGTTCAAACACGATGCATTTTAACAATCCTGCAG attATATTCAACATTCTAATCCCTGACCATGATGCTGATGTTTTTAATCCCTCAACCAACATGTCGAGTGGAATTCTGGACAAAGTTGTCGAAACAATGCTAGGTGGACTGAATCGTTGGGATGCAGTTTACTTCATGCACGTATCGGAGCATGGTTATATATATGAAAACAGTCTAGCATTTTTCCCAATGTTTCCTTTTCTGATTAGAATTGTTGCAAACACTTTGTGTTATCCTTTGCAATTCATGTTGACATACAAAAACGTGTTAATGATTTCAGCagtaattttcaatgtttttgtgtttatctTAACTGTGAAACTGTTGTTCAGACTAGGTAAGAATGTTTTAGGCAACACTTATACGGCATACAAAGCTTGTCTCTTGTTTTGTATAAACCCTGCCAGTATATTTATGTTGGCTTTTTATTcagaaattttgtatttttgttttgtgatttatgGACTTCTTAATTTTGAAAGCAACAGAAAGGTAACGGCTGTGTTTCTGTTTGCACTAGGTTCATTGTGTAGATCTAATGGATTGCTCAATCTTGGATTTATACTTTATGATAGTTTCATTTTCATGGTAATGATTATCACAAGTTTCTTATCAGGTGTATCTAAGCCAGATGGAAAAAGTATTACACCATCTTTcagatttttcacttttatcaGCTTCATGATATTTCGTTTGATATACCTACTCATTCTCATATTTTTGTTCTCAGTAccatttattttatatcaattctatTACATCAATACAATGTTTTGTAAAACTGACATCAGTGAATTATTAGACATTCCTAAATATTTAGTTGACTATGGACTAGAAAGAGGTTATCATATAATTGGAGAGAGAGTGCCACCATGGTGTAATTTTACCATTCCATTATCATACATTGATGTACAAAGTACTCACTGGGgtgtaggatttatgaaatattaTGAATTTAAACAAATTCCAAACTTTTTGCTGGCAATGCCAGGGACTGTGACCAGCATCAGTTGTGTGGTGTGCTATTACATGTGGAACAAAAAGGCATGCTGGACACTTGGGATCAAATCAGACATGTCTAGTCTAAAGAAAAATGATGATGGATGCAGATGTTTATGGAGCAATCCTCGACTTCTTCCTTATGTTGTTCATATGCTGGCACTGACGGTGTTTGGGTTGATGTTTGTTCATATTCAG GTACTTACAAGAATGCTATTCTCAGCCTCACCAATATTATACTGGTTTGTGTCCTACTGCACAACAGATGAGACCAAGACCAAAGTTCCCATTAGGAATGAATATGatgtcatgaaaatttcagaggACATTTCTAAGGTTGAAGAGAATATCCAGCATTCAATGAAAAATATCGTCACAGACCAGATACTGGATTTCCGGCAGCAAACAATGATCACAAAATTAATTTTGGCTTATTttctaatatattttattgttggaactttcatgttttgtaaCTTTTTACCATGGACATGA